The Candidatus Bathyarchaeota archaeon genome includes the window CCCCGCCGTCAACCTTGTGCATTTCTGCCTTAGCAATGTTGTGAGCAACATCATAAACCAGCTTTAAACCAAACTTTTCAGGGTCCTCACGATAAACCTGCTGGAAGCTCTGCCGCACCCAATGCATAATCGCCTGCCGATTACAAAACGCATAATTCACTGCACAAGCCATCGCTTCAATGTAATCTTTAGCTTCACTGCTGTTGCCGGGTGCGCAAGCTAATTCGCGGTCAGGCAAACTGATCTTGTACTTCTGCACCGCGTGCTCCATCACTCGAAGATAATCAGAACAGACCTGATGCCCATAGCCGCGTGAACCACAATGAATAGTAACCGTAACCTGCCCTTCATGCGTCAACCCAAAAACCTTAGCAGTTTTCTCATTGAAAATTTTGTCAACCTTTTGGATTTCCAAAAAATGGTTGCCTGAACCCAACGTGCCAATCTGCGTTAGCCCACGACTCTTAGCGGTGTTTGAAACCTTGTCAGGATTAGCGTTAGCCATGCGCCCGCCTTCCTCGCAATGCGCCGCATCCTCAGCCCAGCCTAAACCGCGGTCGATAAGCCATTGCACACCCTCCACGACTAACGTTTCTAGGTCACGGTTGGATACGGATAGGTCTTTGCGTCGGCTTCCAAGGCCAGAGGGCACGTTACGGAAAATTGTTTCCGCCAACGGCGCAAGCTTAGGTCTGATGTCTTTTTCGGAGAGTGTAGTTGCTAGTAGGCGAACGCCACAGTTAATATCGTAGCCGACACCGCCAGGACTAATA containing:
- a CDS encoding RtcB family protein, with protein sequence MWQIPKYKSAMRVPGMVFANEALLDKMKTDRTLWQCSNVAQLPGIYKHAITLPDGHEGYGFPIGGVAATDYENGVISPGGVGYDINCGVRLLATTLSEKDIRPKLAPLAETIFRNVPSGLGSRRKDLSVSNRDLETLVVEGVQWLIDRGLGWAEDAAHCEEGGRMANANPDKVSNTAKSRGLTQIGTLGSGNHFLEIQKVDKIFNEKTAKVFGLTHEGQVTVTIHCGSRGYGHQVCSDYLRVMEHAVQKYKISLPDRELACAPGNSSEAKDYIEAMACAVNYAFCNRQAIMHWVRQSFQQVYREDPEKFGLKLVYDVAHNIAKAEMHKVDGGEKRVWVHRKGATRAFPAGHPDIPKDYRSEGQPVLIPGSMGTSSWVLVGTEKAMDLTFGSTAHGAGRMMSRSAAKRQYWGGDIKAGLEKRGIVVRAASASVLAEEADPAYKNVDVVAEVSDRVGIATKVARLVPIAVVKG